A genomic segment from Gracilinanus agilis isolate LMUSP501 chromosome 1, AgileGrace, whole genome shotgun sequence encodes:
- the PISD gene encoding phosphatidylserine decarboxylase proenzyme, mitochondrial isoform X3 encodes MSRPALKLRSWPLTILYYLLPFGALKPLSRVGWRPVSRVALYKSVPTRLLSRAWGRLNQVELPTWLRKPVYSLYIWTFGVNMKEAAVEDLDHYRNLSEFFSRKLKPQARPVCGLHSVISPSDGKILNFGQVQNCEVEQVKGVTYSLESFLGPRTPGDELPFGGQEPAGQGEPAGAAQATAHTSFQNQLVTKEGNELYHCVIYLAPGDYHCFHSPTDWRVAHRRHFPGSLMSVNPGIARWIKELFCHNERVVLTGDWKHGFFSLTAVGATNVGSIRIYFDRDLHTNSPMYSKGSYNDLSYISHSNKEGIPMRKGEHLGEFNLGSTIVLIFEAPKDFNFHLKAGQKIRFGEALGSL; translated from the exons ATGTCTAGGCCCGCTCTGAAACTCCGCTCCTGGCCTCTGACAATCCTCTATTACCTTCTGCCTTTCGGCGCCCTTAAGCCTCTGAGCAGAGTAGGATGGAGGCCCGTGAGCCGG GTTGCCCTCTACAAGTCTGTGCCCACACGGCTGCTGTCCCGAGCCTGGGGGCGGCTCAACCAGGTGGAGCTGCCCACCTGGCTGCGGAAGCCCGTGTACAGCCTCTACATCTGGACCTTCGGGGTGAACATGAAGGAGGCCGCCGTGGAGGACCTCGACCACTACAGGAACCTGAGCGAGTTCTTCAGCCGGAAGCTGAAGCCGCAGGCCCGGCCCGTTTGTGGCCTGCACAGCGTG ATCAGCCCGTCTGATGGCAAGATCCTTAACTTCGGCCAAGTGCAGAACTGCGAGGTGGAGCAGGTGAAGGGGGTCACCTACTCCCTGGAGTCCTTCCTGGGCCCGCGCACCCCTGGGGACGAGCTGCCCTTTGGCGGCCAGGAGCCAGCGGGGCAGGGAGAGCCTGCAGGAGCAGCCCAGG CCACGGCACACACCTCCTTCCAGAACCAGCTGGTCACCAAGGAGGGAAACGAGCTCTACCACTGCGTCATCTACCTGGCCCCCGGTGACTACCACTGCTTCCACTCCCCCACTGACTGGAGAGTCGCCCACAGGCGGCACTTCCCAG GCTCCCTGATGTCAGTGAACCCAGGCATTGCCCGCTGGATCAAGGAGCTTTTCTGCCACAACGAGCGGGTGGTCCTAACTGGGGACTGGAAGCACGGCTTCTTCTCCCTCACTGCGGTGGGGGCCACCAATGTGGGCTCTATCCGCATCTACTTTGACCGG GACCTGCACACGAACAGCCCCATGTACAGCAAAGGCTCCTACAACGACTTGAGCTACATCAGCCACAGCAACAAGGAGGGCATCCCCATGCGCAAGGGAGAACACCTGGGCGAGTTCAACCTGGGCTCCACCATCGTCCTCATCTTCGAGGCTCCCAAGGACTTCAACTTCCACCTGAAGGCGGGCCAGAAAATCCGCTTTGGAGAAGCCCTGGGCTCCCTCTAG
- the PISD gene encoding phosphatidylserine decarboxylase proenzyme, mitochondrial isoform X2 — protein sequence MCQSNTLQGADLHKGKWLQFPQLALRRRLGQLSCMSRPALKLRSWPLTILYYLLPFGALKPLSRVGWRPVSRVALYKSVPTRLLSRAWGRLNQVELPTWLRKPVYSLYIWTFGVNMKEAAVEDLDHYRNLSEFFSRKLKPQARPVCGLHSVISPSDGKILNFGQVQNCEVEQVKGVTYSLESFLGPRTPGDELPFATAHTSFQNQLVTKEGNELYHCVIYLAPGDYHCFHSPTDWRVAHRRHFPGSLMSVNPGIARWIKELFCHNERVVLTGDWKHGFFSLTAVGATNVGSIRIYFDRDLHTNSPMYSKGSYNDLSYISHSNKEGIPMRKGEHLGEFNLGSTIVLIFEAPKDFNFHLKAGQKIRFGEALGSL from the exons ATGTGCCAGTCAAACACCTTGCAAGGAGCAGACCTGCACAAGGGGAAATG GTTGCAATTCCCCCAGCTGGCCCTGAGGCGAAGGTTGGGCCAGCTCAGCTGCATGTCTAGGCCCGCTCTGAAACTCCGCTCCTGGCCTCTGACAATCCTCTATTACCTTCTGCCTTTCGGCGCCCTTAAGCCTCTGAGCAGAGTAGGATGGAGGCCCGTGAGCCGG GTTGCCCTCTACAAGTCTGTGCCCACACGGCTGCTGTCCCGAGCCTGGGGGCGGCTCAACCAGGTGGAGCTGCCCACCTGGCTGCGGAAGCCCGTGTACAGCCTCTACATCTGGACCTTCGGGGTGAACATGAAGGAGGCCGCCGTGGAGGACCTCGACCACTACAGGAACCTGAGCGAGTTCTTCAGCCGGAAGCTGAAGCCGCAGGCCCGGCCCGTTTGTGGCCTGCACAGCGTG ATCAGCCCGTCTGATGGCAAGATCCTTAACTTCGGCCAAGTGCAGAACTGCGAGGTGGAGCAGGTGAAGGGGGTCACCTACTCCCTGGAGTCCTTCCTGGGCCCGCGCACCCCTGGGGACGAGCTGCCCTTTG CCACGGCACACACCTCCTTCCAGAACCAGCTGGTCACCAAGGAGGGAAACGAGCTCTACCACTGCGTCATCTACCTGGCCCCCGGTGACTACCACTGCTTCCACTCCCCCACTGACTGGAGAGTCGCCCACAGGCGGCACTTCCCAG GCTCCCTGATGTCAGTGAACCCAGGCATTGCCCGCTGGATCAAGGAGCTTTTCTGCCACAACGAGCGGGTGGTCCTAACTGGGGACTGGAAGCACGGCTTCTTCTCCCTCACTGCGGTGGGGGCCACCAATGTGGGCTCTATCCGCATCTACTTTGACCGG GACCTGCACACGAACAGCCCCATGTACAGCAAAGGCTCCTACAACGACTTGAGCTACATCAGCCACAGCAACAAGGAGGGCATCCCCATGCGCAAGGGAGAACACCTGGGCGAGTTCAACCTGGGCTCCACCATCGTCCTCATCTTCGAGGCTCCCAAGGACTTCAACTTCCACCTGAAGGCGGGCCAGAAAATCCGCTTTGGAGAAGCCCTGGGCTCCCTCTAG
- the PISD gene encoding phosphatidylserine decarboxylase proenzyme, mitochondrial isoform X1 → MCQSNTLQGADLHKGKWLQFPQLALRRRLGQLSCMSRPALKLRSWPLTILYYLLPFGALKPLSRVGWRPVSRVALYKSVPTRLLSRAWGRLNQVELPTWLRKPVYSLYIWTFGVNMKEAAVEDLDHYRNLSEFFSRKLKPQARPVCGLHSVISPSDGKILNFGQVQNCEVEQVKGVTYSLESFLGPRTPGDELPFGGQEPAGQGEPAGAAQATAHTSFQNQLVTKEGNELYHCVIYLAPGDYHCFHSPTDWRVAHRRHFPGSLMSVNPGIARWIKELFCHNERVVLTGDWKHGFFSLTAVGATNVGSIRIYFDRDLHTNSPMYSKGSYNDLSYISHSNKEGIPMRKGEHLGEFNLGSTIVLIFEAPKDFNFHLKAGQKIRFGEALGSL, encoded by the exons ATGTGCCAGTCAAACACCTTGCAAGGAGCAGACCTGCACAAGGGGAAATG GTTGCAATTCCCCCAGCTGGCCCTGAGGCGAAGGTTGGGCCAGCTCAGCTGCATGTCTAGGCCCGCTCTGAAACTCCGCTCCTGGCCTCTGACAATCCTCTATTACCTTCTGCCTTTCGGCGCCCTTAAGCCTCTGAGCAGAGTAGGATGGAGGCCCGTGAGCCGG GTTGCCCTCTACAAGTCTGTGCCCACACGGCTGCTGTCCCGAGCCTGGGGGCGGCTCAACCAGGTGGAGCTGCCCACCTGGCTGCGGAAGCCCGTGTACAGCCTCTACATCTGGACCTTCGGGGTGAACATGAAGGAGGCCGCCGTGGAGGACCTCGACCACTACAGGAACCTGAGCGAGTTCTTCAGCCGGAAGCTGAAGCCGCAGGCCCGGCCCGTTTGTGGCCTGCACAGCGTG ATCAGCCCGTCTGATGGCAAGATCCTTAACTTCGGCCAAGTGCAGAACTGCGAGGTGGAGCAGGTGAAGGGGGTCACCTACTCCCTGGAGTCCTTCCTGGGCCCGCGCACCCCTGGGGACGAGCTGCCCTTTGGCGGCCAGGAGCCAGCGGGGCAGGGAGAGCCTGCAGGAGCAGCCCAGG CCACGGCACACACCTCCTTCCAGAACCAGCTGGTCACCAAGGAGGGAAACGAGCTCTACCACTGCGTCATCTACCTGGCCCCCGGTGACTACCACTGCTTCCACTCCCCCACTGACTGGAGAGTCGCCCACAGGCGGCACTTCCCAG GCTCCCTGATGTCAGTGAACCCAGGCATTGCCCGCTGGATCAAGGAGCTTTTCTGCCACAACGAGCGGGTGGTCCTAACTGGGGACTGGAAGCACGGCTTCTTCTCCCTCACTGCGGTGGGGGCCACCAATGTGGGCTCTATCCGCATCTACTTTGACCGG GACCTGCACACGAACAGCCCCATGTACAGCAAAGGCTCCTACAACGACTTGAGCTACATCAGCCACAGCAACAAGGAGGGCATCCCCATGCGCAAGGGAGAACACCTGGGCGAGTTCAACCTGGGCTCCACCATCGTCCTCATCTTCGAGGCTCCCAAGGACTTCAACTTCCACCTGAAGGCGGGCCAGAAAATCCGCTTTGGAGAAGCCCTGGGCTCCCTCTAG